From Oncorhynchus tshawytscha isolate Ot180627B linkage group LG27, Otsh_v2.0, whole genome shotgun sequence, a single genomic window includes:
- the LOC112226082 gene encoding sphingosine 1-phosphate receptor 2, whose product MTLCRKATVLCHPVVAMKSKYSQYYNRTLIHAYYVFAKDMTWEELEERTNGKAQLSSLNIVFVIICSIIILENLLLLIAVFRNKKFHTAMFFFIGNLAFSDLLAGSAYIANIFLSGPRTFELVPVQWFIREGTAFIALAASVFSLLAIAIERYIAITKVRVYGSNRTCRMFLLIGTCWVTSILLGGLPIIGWNCINNLPECSALLPLYSKKYILFVVTIFSIILLSIGILYVRIYLIVRSSHQEATNSPAYALLKTVTIVLGVFIVCWLPAFTVLLLDTSCRRLDCPVLSKADIFFGIATLNSALNPLIYTLRSKDMRKEFLRVLCCWGLLTSGRPTDRCLVPLKSSSSMEHCTNKHEHQTTPIMQAECTTCV is encoded by the coding sequence ATGACTCTTTGCCGAAAAGCCACCGTGCTCTGCCACCCTGTTGTTGCCATGAAGAGCAAGTATTCCCAGTACTACAACCGGACCCTGATCCATGCCTACTATGTGTTTGCCAAGGACATGACCTGGGAGGAGTTAGAGGAGCGCACCAACGGGAAGGCCCAGCTCAGCTCCCTCAACATCGTCTTCGTCATCATCTGCAGCATCATCATTCTGGAGAACTTGCTGCTGCTCATTGCCGTGTTCCGCAACAAGAAGTTCCACACCGCCATGTTCTTCTTCATCGGGAACCTAGCCTTCTCCGACCTGCTGGCCGGCTCTGCCTACATCGCCAACATCTTCTTATCAGGGCCGAGGACCTTTGAGTTGGTGCCGGTGCAGTGGTTCATCCGGGAGGGCACAGCCTTTATAGCGCTGGCCGCCTCCGTCTTCAGCCTGCTGGCCATCGCCATCGAGCGCTACATCGCCATCACCAAGGTCAGGGTTTACGGCTCTAACAGGACGTGTCGTATGTTCCTGCTGATCGGGACGTGCTGGGTCACCTCCATCCTCCTGGGGGGCCTGCCCATCATCGGCTGGAACTGCATCAACAACCTGCCTGAGTGCTCGGCCTTGCTGCCCCTCTATTCCAAGAAGTACATCCTGTTCGTGGTCACCATCTTCAGCATCATCCTGCTCTCTATCGGCATCCTTTACGTGCGCATCTACCTGATCGTGCGCTCCAGCCACCAGGAGGCCACCAACTCTCCGGCCTACGCCCTGCTGAAGACGGTCACCATCGTGCTGGGCGTCTTCATCGTGTGCTGGCTGCCCGCCTTCACCGTCCTCCTCCTGGACACCTCCTGCCGCAGGCTGGACTGCCCCGTCCTCTCCAAGGCAGATATCTTCTTCGGCATCGCCACGCTCAACTCGGCACTCAACCCGCTGATCTACACGCTACGCAGTAAGGACATGAGAAAAGAGTTCCTGCGTGTGCTGTGCTGCTGGGGGCTGCTGACCAGCGGGCGCCCCACTGACCGATGCCTGGTGCCCCTCAAGAGCTCCAGCTCTATGGAGCACTGTACCAACAAACACGAACACCAGACCACGCCCATCATGCAGGCAGAGTGCACCACCTGTGTCTGA